Proteins encoded within one genomic window of Oxyura jamaicensis isolate SHBP4307 breed ruddy duck unplaced genomic scaffold, BPBGC_Ojam_1.0 oxyUn_random_OJ102272, whole genome shotgun sequence:
- the LOC118160156 gene encoding kielin/chordin-like protein, giving the protein MVENSPKCVPDKTSCNDVHCPKGTTCKMVETSPRCLPVTQPPLVCHVLGRWRYRAFDGKSYGLAGACTQTLVSTCSTQLPTLHVTAGGQFGAGPGASFGHVTLRGDGFEVVLHRGEETMARVAGTRIPLPLSLAGGRVRLERRGGQRRVATAIGVRVSVGGDGAVTVTAPATLRGQLCGLCAHPEDGAGEGQGTQCSSSCSSKHPQEPCAPIPVPNPVPVPNPVPIPKSVSNLVPNPIPNPATCSALGMGHVRTFDRLHHDFSGSCIYLLAGLCPGTQGPEPFRVLVRGGLGGITGVEVLVRRTRVELEPGRVVVSKGGVGAREWCCEAGE; this is encoded by the exons ATGGTGGAAAACTCACCCAAATGCGTCCCCGACAAGACATCTTGCAATGACGTACATTGCCCGAAGGGGACAACGTGCAAGATGGTGGAAACCTCACCCAGATGCCTTCCTGTCACGCAGCCCCCACTTGTTTGCCATGTTTTGGGGCGCTGGCGCTACCGGGCCTTTGATGGGAAGAGCTATGGCTTGGCGGGGGCTTGCACCCAGACGTTGGTGAGCACCTGCAGCACCCAACTGCCCACCCTCCATGTCACGGCTGGCGGCCAGTTtggcgcggggccgggcgcctCCTTCGGCCACGTCACACTCCGCGGTGATGGCTTCGAGGTCGTCCTGCACCGAGGCGAGGAGACGATGGCGAGG GTGGCCGGGACCCGGATCCCCCTGCCCCTCTCGTTGGCAGGGGGCCGGGTGCGCCTGGAGCGAAGAGGGGGACAGCGGCGGGTGGCCACAGCCATAGGCGTGCGGGTGTCCGTTGGTGGGGACGGCGCCGTGACGGTGACGGCACCAGCGACGCTACGGGGACAGCTCTGTGGGCTCTGCGCCCATCCTGAGGATGGGGCCGGCGAGGGACAGGGGACACAGTGCT cctcctcctgctcatCTAAACACCCCCAGGAGCCCTGTgcccccatccccgtccccaaccccgtccctgtccccaaccccgtccccatccccaaatCCGTCTCCAACCTGGTCCCTAACCCCATCCCCAACCCTGCCacctgctcagccctgggcaTGGGCCACGTCCGCACCTTCGACCGCCTCCACCACGACTTCTCCGGCTCCTGCATCTACCTCCTGGCCGGACTCTGCCCCGGCACCCAGGGCCCAGAGCCCTTCCGTGTCCTGGTGCGGGGCGGCCTGGGTGGCATCACCGGCGTCGAGGTCCTCGTGCGCCGCACGCGCGTGGAGCTGGAGCCCGGGCGGGTCGTGGTGAGTAAGGGAGGAGTAGGAGCACGGGAATGGTGTTGTGAAGCTGGGGAGTGA